The Pseudomonadota bacterium genomic sequence TTTGGGAACAACCAATGAAAAGCTGCATTACTTACAAAACTAGTAAATACCTCTTCTGTTTCCAATGCATTAAAAGAAATATTAATAAAAATTGTATTCAAGATTTTCTTTGCCTTAGCGACATCCAGCATCTCTTTTGAGAGATCAAAAGCCATAATTTTTTCTACGTTTTTTATTTGTGACAAACTCTCTGTAAGATATCCTGTCCCACACCCCATTTCTAAAACAGTTTGTTTCCCTAAAGAATACTTAGAATACATGCCTGCCAGAAGATTACAATTTAACTGTTGAATTTCTCGCGCAGTCTCTTCATATGTTTTCCCTTCATTCCAAATATTTTTCATATTTTTATGCCTCATGCACTGCAACACTGCTTATGCTGTTTCATAAAATGCCCCATTCTATTTATCTTTGTTTCAAGATATGCAGTGCTATAAACATTAGGAGATATGTCTTGTTCTATTCTTTTTACAATATTGATTCCTGATTTAATCAGTACATCAATTTTATTAGGATTATTAGTGATAAGTTGCACATTTTTTATATTAAAATACTTTAAAATTAAAACAGCTGGAGAAAAGTCTCTTTTATCTACATCAAGTCCTAATGCTATATTAGCTTGAATCGTATCAAGACCGCTTTCTTGAAATTTATATGCCTTTATTTTATTATTAATCCCTATCCCTCTTCCTTCATGATTCATAAAATAAATTAAAAGCCCATTTTCTTTTTTAGAAATCATTTTTAGAGAAAGATTAAGCTGCTCTTTACAATCACATTTTAAAGATCCAAAAATTTCACTTGTAATACATGCACTATGGATTCTTAGCGTAATAACTTTATTAGCTAAATCTTTATAGGGCCTTGTAGAAAAAGCAACAACCTGATTTTCTACCCCGTTTATCTCAAAACCAATTAAATGAAATAGAGAATTATCTGAGAATTTGGTTGGTATTACACATTCTGCTACAACTTTACAATCCATTATGCAACCTCCTTGGCTTCCTGCTTTCTTTGAGGCAAACCTATTATTCTCCTTGCATCTTCTACATTTGCAATTTCTCTTCCCAATAAACGAGCTTGATTAACAATTCTTTCAACTAAAACAGGATTAGATGCATCTGTTTTTTTACTCCAATCGTAATAAGGGTTATCTTCTAATCCAACCCGCACATGCCCACCTAAAGACAAAGCCAAACTATTTGCTGCTAATTGATATCTTCCAATTCCTCCTAAAGCCCAAGTTGCTCCATGAGGAAGTGTGCTCAAAAGAGCGGCTATATTTATTGGTGAAAGATCTGCGGTTCCTCGATTACCCAGTATTAAATTATAGTAAAATGGAGGGTTTAAGATATTTTTATTAATTAAATAATTAGAAAAATTAACCATACCAATATCAAACACCTCAAGCTCTGGAACTATGCCTTTCTCGTTCATTATCTCTGCTAATCTTATTATTGTATCTGGAGAATTAATGGAGGGCTCTTTAGGAAAGTTCATAGATCCAAGTGTTAAAGAAGCCATATCTGGGGTAGGAAGGCACTCTAGACTATTACTTCTTCTTTCTATTTCTGGCCAATTTCTTCCACTTGTTGTAACAACCAAAATAATATCATTTATACGTATAAGTATTTCATTAATTATTTCTTCAAAATATGCCTTTTCCCATGTAGGAGTTCCATCAGTTAAACGCGCATGAAGATGCACCATAGAAACACCTAAATTGTGGCACCGTTGAACATCCTTTGCTATTTCTGTCGCTGAAATAGGAACAAAAGGACAGTTTTTTTTCTGAGGGACCATACCCGTTGGACATAAATTAATAATTAATTTTTGAGAAAAATTTTCATCTAACATTCCTATCTCCTGAGTTATAAAAATCTTTTTAATATTTTTTTGAACATAATGCGTTAATTCTTCTTTTTTTATCCGTAAAAATTACGGATTTTTTAGTAAGAATTATTCATAATAAATTGATTATTAAGCTAAAAAGAAAGTGTAAATACTTACTAAAAATAAAATAGTCTATTATTAGATTCGCTGG encodes the following:
- a CDS encoding GTP cyclohydrolase II; translation: MDCKVVAECVIPTKFSDNSLFHLIGFEINGVENQVVAFSTRPYKDLANKVITLRIHSACITSEIFGSLKCDCKEQLNLSLKMISKKENGLLIYFMNHEGRGIGINNKIKAYKFQESGLDTIQANIALGLDVDKRDFSPAVLILKYFNIKNVQLITNNPNKIDVLIKSGINIVKRIEQDISPNVYSTAYLETKINRMGHFMKQHKQCCSA
- a CDS encoding 3-keto-5-aminohexanoate cleavage protein, which codes for MLDENFSQKLIINLCPTGMVPQKKNCPFVPISATEIAKDVQRCHNLGVSMVHLHARLTDGTPTWEKAYFEEIINEILIRINDIILVVTTSGRNWPEIERRSNSLECLPTPDMASLTLGSMNFPKEPSINSPDTIIRLAEIMNEKGIVPELEVFDIGMVNFSNYLINKNILNPPFYYNLILGNRGTADLSPINIAALLSTLPHGATWALGGIGRYQLAANSLALSLGGHVRVGLEDNPYYDWSKKTDASNPVLVERIVNQARLLGREIANVEDARRIIGLPQRKQEAKEVA